In a single window of the Papaver somniferum cultivar HN1 chromosome 8, ASM357369v1, whole genome shotgun sequence genome:
- the LOC113306993 gene encoding probable inactive dual specificity protein phosphatase-like At4g18593 produces the protein MEEATSSNSSDMETKMEQPQVVYRCKKCRRMVAALENVVSHEPGAGEQCFKWKKRSGETEPPRCSSIFVEPLKWMLDKVYEGNIGEKLLCVGCNARLGSFNWAGMQCSCGKWVNPAFQLHKNRIDECPL, from the exons ATGGAAGAAGCAACAAGTAGCAACAGTTCTGACATGGAAACAAAGATGGAGCAGCCTCAAGTTGTATACCGCTGTAAAAAATGCCGGAGAATGGTTGCTGCACTTGAGAATGTGGTTTCGCACGAACCAGGAGCAGGGGAACAATGTTTTAAGTGGAAGAAGAGAAGTGGGGAGACTGAACCGCCTAGATGCTCTTCCATATTTGTTGAGCCCTTGAAGTGGATGTTGGACAAAG TGTATGAAGGCAACATTGGAGAAAAGCTTTTGTGCGTAGGTTGCAATGCTCGATTGGGTTCTTTCAACTGGGCAGGCATGCAATGTAGTTGTGGTAAATGGGTCAATCCTGCGTTTCAGCTGCATAAGAACCGAATAGATGAATGCCCTTTATGA